One Ricinus communis isolate WT05 ecotype wild-type chromosome 2, ASM1957865v1, whole genome shotgun sequence DNA segment encodes these proteins:
- the LOC8265295 gene encoding probable metal-nicotianamine transporter YSL7 has translation MSHNNGREDEVECSLDMEHVESNNNCSRYKRPEEGETEGGELSVEQIFERQGVPSWREQLTWRAFGVSFVLSILFSFIVMKLNLTTGIIPSLNVSAGLLGFFFVRTWTKILEKPGLLKQPFTRQENTVIQTCIVASSGIAFSGGFGSYLFGMSERAAQQSSEDNGATSIKNPHLGWMIGFLFVVSFLGLFSVVPLRKIMIIDFKLTYPSGTATAHLINSFHTPQGAKLAKKQVRELGKFFSFSFLWAFFQWFFEAEEDYCGFSNFPTFGLKAKDNMFYFDFSATYVGVGMICPYIINISVLLGGILSWGLMWPLIDTRKGDWYPADLSPKSLHGLQGYKVFIAIAMILGDGLYNFCKVLSQTILSLYYQFKSKGNKTTDLPVADSPPLKIPNLSFDDQRRTQLFLKDQIPTWFAVTGYITTAAISTIVLPFIFTQLKWYYVIIIYVFAPTLAFCNAYGCGLTDWSLASTYGKLAIFTIGAWAGASHGGVLAGLAACGVMMNIVSTASDLMQDFKTGYLTLASPRSMFVSQVIGTAMGCVISPCVFWLFYKAFDDLGLPDSTYPVPFAVVYRGMAILGVDGFSSLPKNCLYLCYGFFVAAVLINIIKDVAGKKWRRFIPLPMAMAIPFYLGPYFAIDMCVGSLILFIWERINKTKADAFAPAVASGLICGDGIWVLPSSILALAGVKAPICMRFFNRGTNSRIDQFLGLQ, from the exons atgagcCATAATAATGGGAGAGAAGACGAAGTAGAGTGCAGTTTAGATATGGAACATGTAGAATCCAATAACAACTGCTCCAGGTACAAGAGGCCAGAAGAAGGAGAAACAGAGGGAGGAGAGTTGTCAGTAGAGCAGATTTTTGAGAGACAAGGAGTGCCATCATGGAGAGAACAGCTGACATGGAGAGCTTTTGGGGTGAGCTTTGTTTTGAGCATACTCTTCAGTTTTATAGTGATGAAGCTCAACCTCACAACAGGAATCATCCCTTCTCTCAACGTCTCTGCTGGTCTCTTGGGATTCTTCTTTGTAAGAACTTGGACTAAGATTCTTGAAAAACCTGGCCTTTTGAAGCAGCCCTTTACAAGACAAGAGAATACTGTTATTCAAACATGCATTGTCGCCTCTTCTGGCATTGCCTTTAGCG GAGGTTTTGGGAGTTACCTCTTTGGAATGAGTGAACGCGCTGCTCAACAATCATCAGAAGATAATGGAGCAACAAGTATTAAAAACCCGCACTTGGGATGGATGATTggctttctttttgttgtcaGTTTTCTTGGCCTCTTCTCTGTGGTGCCTCTGCGGAAG ATCATGATCATAGACTTCAAGTTGACTTACCCAAGTGGTACGGCGACTGCTCATTTGATCAATAGCTTCCACACTCCTCAAGGAGCGAAGCTGGCTAA GAAACAAGTTAGAGAACTTGGCAAGTTCTTCTCCTTCAGCTTCTTGTGGGCTTTCTTCCAATGGTTCTTCGAAGCCGAAGAAGATTACTGTGGATTTTCCAACTTCCCTACATTTGGACTCAAAGCTAAAGACAACAT GTTTTACTTTGATTTCTCAGCGACCTATGTGGGAGTAGGGATGATTTGCCCTTATATCATAAACATATCAGTTCTACTTGGAGGAATTCTTTCTTGGGGTCTAATGTGGCCACTAATAGATACTAGAAAGGGTGATTGGTATCCAGCAGATCTAAGCCCAAAAAGCTTACATGGGCTTCAGGGTTACAAG GTATTTATCGCCATTGCCATGATCCTTGGTGATGGTTTATACAACTTCTGCAAGGTGCTAAGTCAAACCATCTTAAGCCTTTATTATCAATTCAAGTCCAAAGGCAACAAAACTACTGATCTCCCTGTTGCAGATAGTCCCCCTTTAAAAATACCCAACCTTTCTTTTGATGACCAGCGCAGAACCCAACTCTTTCTCAAAGATCAAATTCCGACATGGTTTGCAGTTACTGGTTATATCACCACTGCAGCCATCTCTACAATCGTTCTCCCATTCATATTTACTCAGCTTAAATGGTATTATGTAATAATCATCTACGTTTTTGCGCCAACCTTGGCTTTCTGCAATGCATACGGTTGTGGACTAACAGACTGGTCACTTGCATCAACCTATGGGAAACTTGCCATTTTCACCATTGGAGCATGGGCTGGAGCTTCCCATGGTGGAGTCTTAGCAGGGTTAGCAGCATGTGGCGTAATGATGAACATTGTCTCTACAGCTTCTGATCTGATGCAAGATTTCAAGACTGGTTACTTGACCCTGGCTTCACCTAGGTCCATGTTTGTGAGCCAAGTAATTGGCACCGCGATGGGTTGTGTAATTTCTCCTTGTGTTTTTTGGCTATTCTACAAGGCATTTGATGACCTTGGTCTACCTGATAGCACATATCCGGTCCCCTTCGCTGTTGTTTACCGTGGCATGGCAATTCTTGGTGTAGACGGCTTCTCATCTCTACCAAAGAACTGCCTGTACCTTTGCTATGGCTTCTTTGTTGCAGCTGTTCTCATAAACATAATTAAGGATGTAGCGGGTAAGAAGTGGAGAAGATTCATTCCGCTTCCAATGGCAATGGCCATACCTTTCTATTTAGGGCCATATTTTGCCATTGATATGTGTGTTGGAAGCTTGATTTTGTTCATTTGGGAAAGGATTAATAAGACCAAGGCAGATGCTTTTGCACCAGCAGTAGCTTCTGGTTTAATTTGTGGAGATGGCATTTGGGTTTTGCCTAGCTCAATCCTGGCTCTTGCAGGGGTTAAAGCTCCGATCTGTATGAGGTTTTTCAACAGGGGAACAAATAGTAGGATTGATCAGTTCCTAGGACTTcaataa
- the LOC8265293 gene encoding A-kinase anchor protein 17A isoform X1 translates to MSVKPLEALPPTETLEIENGLSLVPRIKLILTVHPSLSTSATKPIDEWKLKRALIDFLKTSLSLTVPEEDLGIKRYKDLKKRKRDDPVAHGTLCIRDLGFLNKEKDEDSKVIEEKFLDWRKYIVEKMDGIELNLEGYKYKLSVTLPESDDFQGMKKAWEEFSVFGNRGGRQEPDTIVMRGVPSRWFAEPRVSSSKPSMLVTHTVFSTFGRIRNLNVTEDDDHGKDADEDDIISGLYCKIVVQFEKHGDFYNALKVLCGRSLQKQGTWLKADYEVTWTKDRLFRNSSSQVKEKNDRMPVVAGGHYRNEAPRRERYISQLTSDDTSRKRFKE, encoded by the exons ATGAGTGTTAAACCGTTAGAGGCGCTCCCGCCAACAGAAACCCTAGAAATCGAAAACGGTCTCTCACTAGTCCCGCGGATCAAGCTAATCCTTACCGTCCATCCTTCACTCTCCACCTCCGCCACTAAACCAATCGACGAATGGAAGCTAAAGCGCGCACTTATAGACTTCCTAAAAACTTCACTTTCCCTCACCGTACCTGAAGAAGACCTCGGAATCAAACGTTATAAAGATCTCAAAAAACGCAAGCGCGACGATCCAGTAGCGCATGGAACTCTCTGTATCCGTGACTTGGGGTTtctcaataaagaaaaagatgaggaTTCGAAAGTTATAGAAGAGAAGTTTCTAGATTGGAGAAAGTACATTGTTGAAAAAATGGACGGGATTGAACTTAACCTAGAAGGATATAAGTACAAGCTTAGTGTTACTCTGCCGGAGAGTGATGATTTTCAAGGAATGAAAAAAGCGTGGGAGGAGTTTTCTGTGTTTGGAAATAGAGGAGGGAGACAAGAACCGGATACGATTGTAATGAGAGGGGTCCCGTCTAGGTGGTTTGCGGAGCCTAGGGTTTCTTCTTCGAAGCCTTCCATGTTAGTTACGCATACTGTTTTCTCCACTTTTGGGAGGATAAG GAATCTTAATGTCACTGAGGATGATGATCATGGTAAGGATGCAGATGAGGATGACATAATTTCAGGTCTCTACTGCAAGATTGTGGTCCAGTTTGAGAAGCATGGAGACTTCTATAATGCTCTTAAAGTCTTATGTGGCCGCTCATTGCAGAAG CAAGGAACTTGGTTAAAGGCTGATTATGAGGTTACCTGGACCAAGGATAGATTGTTCCGAAACTCAAGTAGTcaagtgaaagaaaagaatgatagGATGCCAGTAGTGGCAGGAGGGCACTACAGAAATGAAGCTCCTAGACGGGAACGATACATTTCTCAGCTCACTTCAGATGACACAAGTCGGAAGAGGTTCAAG GAATAG
- the LOC8265296 gene encoding protein NPGR1 → MLCACSGEQFKFEEAPQSPESLATRDFSASGLSSRTTGDWESRLEDIQVDEAESTLKEALSLNYEEARALLGRLEYQRGNFDAALQVFQGIDIRSLTPKMIRAIIERTRQRKPRARGDIAVSSAMSMHSVSLLVEAILLKAKSLDELGHYGEAAKECRIILDIVESALPNGMPEGIGEDCKLEEMFHKALELLPILWIKAGLLDEAITAYRRALIKPWNLGPERLAGVQKDLASILLYGAVESKLAPQLQEWGPATPSSSTEEAILLLLVLMKKVAYGEIKWDEEIMNHLTYALSVIGQFELLADHVEQALPGVYNRADRWYFLALCYSAAGQNEAALNLLKKVSGFSESKHRPHIPSFLLGAKLCSQDPKNSHEGIKFAHKVINLANQQNQHFMGEAHKFLGVCYGNAARICLSDSERHFLQRESLNSLNHAALNRQEDPEMMYSLALENTLQRNIDAAFDNAMTYAETMGGFSVKGWKLLALVISAQQRFRDAEIVVEFALDEAERMDQFELLRLKAVLQIAQEQPKKAIETYRILLSFIQAQRDVQAKNTDHAHIFESEAEAERNLELAVWQDLASIYTKLGLWTDAEICLEKAKLMDFHSPRSWHTTGALFDARSLHKEALVAFSVSLSIEPDYVPSIVSTAKVLMKLGSQLFPIARSFLMNALRIESMNHEAWLNLGLISKMEGSLQQAADFFQAAYELKLSASVES, encoded by the exons ATGTTGTGTGCTTGCTCAGGGGAGCAATTCAAGTTTGAAGAGGCACCCCAATCTCCAGAGTCATTGGCCACAAGGGATTTCTCAGCTAGTGGCCTTTCATCTAGAACCACCGGAGACTGGGAGTCTAGACTTGAGGATATTCAAGTTGATGAAGCTGAATCTACTCTTAAAGAAGCTCTGTCATTGAATTATGAG GAAGCCAGGGCATTGCTAGGGAGGCTTGAATATCAGAGGGGAAATTTTGATGCTGCACTTCAGGTGTTTCAGGGTATTGACATCAGAAGTTTAACTCCTAAAATGATAAGAGCTATTATTGAAAGAACTCGCCAAAGAAAGCCTCGTGCCAGGGGAGATATTGCGGTTTCTAGTGCTATGTCTATGCATTCAGTGAGTCTACTTGTTGAAGCAATCTTACTTAAAGCAAAATCGCTAGATGAACTGGGGCACTACGGAG AGGCTGCTAAGGAGTGCAGAATTATTTTGGACATCGTTGAATCAGCATTACCTAATGGTATGCCTGAAGGAATTGGTGAGGACTGCAAACTAGAGGAAATGTTTCACAAAGCATTGGAGTTGCTACCCATTCTTTGGATAAAGGCAGGTTTACTTGATGAAGCTATCACTGCATATCGCCGGGCTCTAATCAAGCCATGGAATCTAGgtccagaaaggttggctgGAGTGCAAAAAGACTTGGCTTCTATTTTACTCTATGGTGCTGTTGAATCAAAACTTGCCCCTCAGTTACAAGAATGGGGTCCAGCTACTCCCAGCAGTAGTACAGAGGAAGCAATCCTTTTATTGTTAGTACTCATGAAAAAGGTAGCTTATGGGGAAATCAAGTGGGATGAAGAAATCATGAATCATCTGACTTATGCACTCTCAGTTATTGGGCAGTTTGAGTTATTAGCAGATCATGTGGAGCAAGCCCTTCCTGGTGTCTATAATCGAGCTGATAGGTGGTACTTTCTTGCTCTTTGTTACAGTGCTGCAGGCCAGAACGAAGCAGCTTTGAACTTGTTAAAAAAAGTTTCAGGATTCTCAGAATCAAAGCACAGACCTCATATTCCTTCCTTTTTATTGGGAGCAAAATTATGTTCCCAAGATCCAAAGAATTCTCATGAGGGCATTAAATTTGCTCATAAAGTGATAAACTTGGCTAATCAACAGAATCAACATTTCATGGGTGAAGCCCATAAGTTTCTCGGTGTTTGCTATGGGAATGCAGCAAGAATTTGCTTGTCTGACTCTGAAAGACATTTTCTGCAAAGAGAGTCTTTAAACTCTCTAAACCATGCTGCTCTGAATAGGCAGGAGGACCCAGAAATGATGTATAGCCTTGCACTTGAAAACACATTGCAAAGGAATATAGATGCGGCTTTTGACAATGCAATGACGTATGCTGAAACCATGGGTGGTTTCTCAGTTAAAGGCTGGAAGTTATTAGCCCTTGTTATTTCTGCCCAGCAGCGATTCCGGGATGCCGAAATAGTTGTTGAGTTTGCTTTGGATGAGGCTGAGAGAATGGATCAGTTTGAACTTCTTAGATTGAAGGCTGTGCTTCAAATTGCTCAGGAGCAGCCCAAGAAGGCAATAGAAACATACAGAATATTGCTGTCTTTTATTCAAGCACAGAGAGATGTTCAGGCCAAGAATACTGATCATGCACATATATTTGAGTCTGAG GCAGAAGCAGAAAGAAACCTGGAACTGGCAGTGTGGCAAGATTTGGCATCCATTTATACAAAACTTGGTCTGTGGACTGATGCCGAAATTTGCTTGGAGAAAGCCAAGTTGATGGACTTTCATTCTCCCAGAAGTTGGCATACCACAG GAGCATTATTTGATGCTCGATCACTACACAAAGAAGCCCTTGTTGCTTTCTCGGTCTCGCTGTCAATAGAACCAGATTATGTTCCAAGTATCGTCTCAACTGCAAAAGTGTTGATGAAACTTGGAAGTCAGTTATTTCCCATTGCGAGGAGCTTTCTAATGAATGCTTTGCGCATAGAGTCCATGAATCATGAGGCGTGGTTGAATCTTGGTCTAATTTCAAAAATGGAAGGCTCATTACAACAGGCTGCAGACTTTTTCCAAGCTGCATATGAGCTCAAGCTGTCAGCTTCTGTGGAAAGTTAG
- the LOC8270004 gene encoding GPN-loop GTPase QQT1, whose product MVFGQVVIGPPGSGKTTYCNGMSQFLSLIGRKVAVINLDPANDSLPYDCAVNIEDLIKLSDVMVEHSLGPNGGLIYCMDYLEKNIDWLQSKLEPLLKDHYLLFDFPGQVELFFLHSNAKNVIMKLIKKLNLRLTAVHLVDAHLCSDPAKYVSALLLSLSTMLHLELPHINVLSKIDLIESYGKLAFNLDFFTDVQDLSYLQHHLDQDPRSAKYRKLTKELCEVIEDYSLVDFTTLDIQDKESVGNLVKLIDKTNGYIFAGVEASAVEFSKLAVRPVDWDYYRAAAVQEKYMKDDENFDHDIS is encoded by the exons ATGGTGTTTGGGCAAGTGGTAATAGGTCCGCCTGGATCAGGAAAAACCACTTATTGTAACGGCATGTCTCAGTTTCTTAGTCTCATCggaag GAAAGTTGCTGTGATCAATTTGGATCCTGCAAATGATTCTTTACC gTATGATTGTGCTGTGAATATTGAGgatcttattaaattaagtgaTGTAATGGTGGAGCATTCTCTTGGTCCTAATGGAG GTCTTATATATTGCATGGATTATTTGGAGAAGAACATTGACTGGTTGCAATCTAAATTGGAACCTTTGTTGAAAG ATCACTACCTACTTTTTGATTTTCCTGGTCAAGTGGAATTATTTTTCCTCCACTCAAATGCCAAGAATGTTATAATGAAACTCATTAAGAAGTTAAATCTCAGG TTGACTGCTGTGCATTTAGTTGATGCCCATTTATGCAGTGACCCTGCGAAGTATGTTAGTGCACTGCTTCTTTCATTATCAACTATGCTTCATTTAGAACTCCCACATATCAATGTTTTATCTAAGATTGATCTAATTGAAAGCTATGGAAAACTAG CGTTTAACCTTGATTTTTTCACGGATGTGCAAGACTTATCGTATTTGCAGCACCATCTTGATCAGGATCCTCGTTCTGCTAAGTACAG AAAGCTTACAAAGGAGCTGTGCGAGGTGATAGAAGATTACAGTCTTGTTGATTTTACGACCTTAGATATCCAG GACAAAGAGAGTGTAGGAAATTTAGTGAAATTGATAGACAAGACCAATGGGTATATATTTGCTGGTGTAGAAGCCAGTGCAGTCGAATTCAGCAAGCTCGCAGTTCGTCCTGTCGATTGGGATTACTACAG AGCTGCAGCAGTGCAAGAGAAGTATATGAAAGATgatgaaaattttgatcatgACATTTCATAA
- the LOC8265294 gene encoding uncharacterized protein LOC8265294 produces MGLSCLACFDGGSKRQRQEEDRLAAAEARAKAAEAAQKRQEEFEKSAAGRAARAQLQGMAKQSANSNKGEPVLKWQVG; encoded by the exons ATGGGGTTATCGTGCTTAGCTTGCTTTGATGGAGGCAGCAAGCGACAGAGACAGGAAGAAGATAGATTGGCTGCTGCAGAAGCTCGTGCCAAAGCCGCCGAAGCTGCACAGAAAAG GCAAGAGGAATTTGAAAAATCTGCTGCTGGCAGAGCTGCACGGGCACAACTACAGGGCATGGCAAAACAATCTGCAAATTCTAATAAAGGCGAACCAGTTCTGAAG TGGCAAGTCGGTTGA
- the LOC8265292 gene encoding uncharacterized protein LOC8265292 — MLSPLICGSFNHQQEEDDRDSLSSNSPCSTPRKSRKSNKDSKNPYSTRGLDKFSALLAELEEKRQKIYSQVGSQDISFVRFVYSSSNEVVPIVVKLKDQNKAKDEIKDKPRTSSASETSDKLPVEASTAADDQQTNEQPRVQIDKKTEDKKKVTWNLKLNKWRRPSFYMPIFIILILLFLAFFGRSVAILCTSIGWYIVPTLSSKRPSPKLAKKKQLVRRLSEISPRTRNIDDPKGKSPHGRQNSF; from the coding sequence ATGTTGAGTCCATTGATCTGTGGCAGTTTTAATCATCAACAAGAAGAGGATGATCGTGATTCTTTGAGTAGTAACAGCCCCTGTTCGACtccaagaaaatcaagaaagaGCAACAAAGATAGCAAGAACCCATATTCAACTCGCGGCCTAGACAAGTTCTCTGCACTTCTAGCTGAACTTGAAGAAAAAAGGCAAAAAATATATTCCCAAGTTGGCTCTCAAGACATATCTTTTGTTCGTTTCGTGTATTCCAGCTCCAATGAAGTTGTACCTATAGTTGTTAAGTTAAAAGATCAAAACAAGGCCAAGGATGAGATTAAAGACAAGCCAAGAACTAGTAGTGCTTCAGAAACTTCGGATAAACTCCCGGTTGAGGCATCAACAGCTGCTGATGACCAACAAACCAATGAGCAACCAAGAGTACAAATAGATAAAAAGACAGAAGACAAGAAGAAGGTGACATGGAACTTGAAGTTGAATAAATGGAGGAGGCCTTCTTTCTATATGCCAatctttataatattgattttgttGTTCTTGGCTTTCTTTGGAAGATCAGTGGCAATATTATGCACATCTATTGGGTGGTATATAGTCCCTACATTGAGTTCAAAAAGACCATCTCCAAAACTAGCAAAGAAGAAGCAACTCGTGAGAAGACTCAGTGAAATTTCTCCTAGGACCAGGAATATTGATGATCCAAAGGGTAAATCACCTCATGGTCGTCAAAATAGCTTCTGA
- the LOC8265293 gene encoding A-kinase anchor protein 17A isoform X2 yields MSVKPLEALPPTETLEIENGLSLVPRIKLILTVHPSLSTSATKPIDEWKLKRALIDFLKTSLSLTVPEEDLGIKRYKDLKKRKRDDPVAHGTLCIRDLGFLNKEKDEDSKVIEEKFLDWRKYIVEKMDGIELNLEGYKYKLSVTLPESDDFQGMKKAWEEFSVFGNRGGRQEPDTIVMRGVPSRWFAEPRVSSSKPSMLVTHTVFSTFGRIRNLNVTEDDDHGKDADEDDIISGLYCKIVVQFEKHGDFYNALKVLCGRSLQKVLRA; encoded by the exons ATGAGTGTTAAACCGTTAGAGGCGCTCCCGCCAACAGAAACCCTAGAAATCGAAAACGGTCTCTCACTAGTCCCGCGGATCAAGCTAATCCTTACCGTCCATCCTTCACTCTCCACCTCCGCCACTAAACCAATCGACGAATGGAAGCTAAAGCGCGCACTTATAGACTTCCTAAAAACTTCACTTTCCCTCACCGTACCTGAAGAAGACCTCGGAATCAAACGTTATAAAGATCTCAAAAAACGCAAGCGCGACGATCCAGTAGCGCATGGAACTCTCTGTATCCGTGACTTGGGGTTtctcaataaagaaaaagatgaggaTTCGAAAGTTATAGAAGAGAAGTTTCTAGATTGGAGAAAGTACATTGTTGAAAAAATGGACGGGATTGAACTTAACCTAGAAGGATATAAGTACAAGCTTAGTGTTACTCTGCCGGAGAGTGATGATTTTCAAGGAATGAAAAAAGCGTGGGAGGAGTTTTCTGTGTTTGGAAATAGAGGAGGGAGACAAGAACCGGATACGATTGTAATGAGAGGGGTCCCGTCTAGGTGGTTTGCGGAGCCTAGGGTTTCTTCTTCGAAGCCTTCCATGTTAGTTACGCATACTGTTTTCTCCACTTTTGGGAGGATAAG GAATCTTAATGTCACTGAGGATGATGATCATGGTAAGGATGCAGATGAGGATGACATAATTTCAGGTCTCTACTGCAAGATTGTGGTCCAGTTTGAGAAGCATGGAGACTTCTATAATGCTCTTAAAGTCTTATGTGGCCGCTCATTGCAGAAG GTGCTGCGAGCTTGA